Within Nitrospiraceae bacterium, the genomic segment CCCGGCACCGGGAGAATTCCGTGGATGGACTGCACTGTTCCTCCACCCACGTTGACAGGGGAGGCCGTAATCCGGGTCACACCCAAGAGATGACAGCCCAACACCCCCCCGACGACGTCGACAAACGAGTCCAACACGCTCACTTCATGAAAATGCACCTTGGCCTTCGCGACTCGGTGCGCCTGCCCCTCGGCTTCTGCGAGGCGTTCGAAGACAGCCCAGCTTTGTTCCTTCACGGTCTCGGGCAAACGACTGGCTGTCAGGATGTGATGGATGCGCTTTAATGGCAGCGGTTCATGCAGCCCTTTGCGGACGATGACGCTGACCTTTGTTGCGTGCAACGCCCCTCGCCGGACACGACGCTTTTTGAGAGTGAATCCTGGCAGACGCAGACTACCCAATCCTTTCACCAGTTGTGAAAATGGCACCCCCAAGTCCACGAGGGCGCCGAGGACCATGTCCCCACTGACACCAGAGAAACAGTCGAAATGAAGATGCGCTCCCACTGACAAGCCTTTCAGTCGTTCAGCCGGAATCCCGCGGAGCCATCTTACCCAAGGCGCTCTGGAACGGCAATCTGCGCGGAACGATCGTTGACAGCATCTCGGTACTGTGTTATCCCCTCAGCGCCGCGACTGTCGGAGATGTTTTTCTCATCCCTGTTATGAACACCTGGTACAAGCCCTTCCGGTGGCACCGATTGTGTTCTCGCTCGTTGACATGGCGCGGACTGTCATTTCTGTTCTGCGCCACAGTCGCCCTGTCGACCACGACGGAGGTGCAGGCCAAAGCCAAGCCGCAAATTCCCCGTCCAGAGCCGGAGCTGAAAATCCTCGAACTCAAAGTCACGCCGAATCCCTATACGATCGCCGGCGGTGCGTTGGAGTTTTCTGCGGTGATTCAATTGCCCAAGGAATTGAATGGGGGGACCATCCTCGAGCTTTCGTCTCTCGTCACCTCTCCCTCAAAAACATCCCTCCGGTTTCTCAACACTCGAAAACCAGTAGAGCCCCATACCACCACGGGCGGAGCCGATCCTCCGCGAATCTCGCTCGTGCTGACATGGGATGGCTTCGACCACAAGAAACAACCGGCTGTACCGGGCATCTATGCATTCGAAGTTCGGGCGAAACTGCTGGAGAACGGGGAGAAGGGACCGCGGACGATCATGGTCTCGTGGCCGAAACGAGGCACGATAGAGGTCAGGTAGCGTGCAGCGATCAGCTGTCAGTGACCGAGAGGGGGATGCTTCGACCGTGCTGATTGCTGATGGCTGACAGCTCCTTGTACTCCGAGCGCATTAATGCGATGCGCCAAACACCCGGCTCCGAAACCGTTATCGATGTTCATCACTCCGACACCTGCCGCACAGGAATTCAGCATCGTTAACAAGGCCGCCAACCCGCCGAAGCTTGCCCCGTAGCCTCGGCTCGTCGGCACGGCGATCACCGGATAATCCACCAATCCTCCAACGACGCTCGGCAGGACTCCGTCCATTCCTGCAACAACGATTGCGACCTTCGCTTCGATCAGGCGATGCTGACGCTCCAATAAGCGATGGATCCCCGCCACTCCCACATCGTAGAGAGTTTCGACATGACTCCCCATCACCTCAGCCGTAACTTTCGCCTCTTCTGCAACCGAGATATCGGACGTCCCGGCCGTGATGACGAGGACATGACCGCGTCGGGGTCGGTTCAGTTCTCGGATGGCCACGATCCGCGCCGCCTCGTGATAGACCGCGCGGCGATCGAGTCGTTTGATGATCGTCGCCACCTCTTTCGTTGCGCGTGTGGCTAGGAACGGACGATGGTGACTCAACAGGGATCGCGCGATCACGCGAATCTGCGCCGGTGTTTTCCCCTCACAAAAAATAACTTCCGGGAATCCCTGACGCAACGACCGATGGTGATCGAGAGAGGCAATCCCCAAATCTTCATACGGCAGGGTGCGCAAATGTTTTAGCGCCGTCTCGATCGAGAGCGTGCCGCTCCGGACCTTGGCGAGGAGCTGTCGGAGCTTCGTCGGACTCACGATGCACCCTTCTCCGCTTTGGCTTCTCGCTCCATCAAGTCAGTGACAGCTCGACGGCAGGATTTCCCCTCGAACAACACGGCGTTCACTTCCTGCACAATCGGCATTTCCACTCGATGCCGAAGGGCGAGCCCCTGTGCCGCCTTGGCGGTCCGCACCCCTTCAGCCACGGCATGCATCCCACTCAGGATTGCCTCCAGCCGCTCCCCTTGCCCCAATCGCATACCAACCATATGATTGCGGCTCAAGGCCCCTGTACAGGTCAAGACCAGATCGCCGACCCCCGACAACCCGTAAAACGTGCGCGGATCGGCCCCCATGGCCGTGCCGAGACGCACCATTTCCGCCAAGCCTCTGGTGATCAATGCTGCTCTCGCGTTGTGGCCGAGCCCAAGCCCATCGACGATCCCGGCCGCCAGCGCCATCACGTTCTTCAATGCGCCGCCCAATTGGACACCTATCACATCGTGGTCCGCATATACGCGCAATGTCGATGACATCAAAATCGACTGGAATCGGTTGACGACCGCGATGTTTTTTCCCGCCAGACACAGCGCGGTTGGTTGCCCTCGACTGACTTCCGTCGCAAAGCTTGGCCCGGATAACACCATCAACGACTGGTGACACGATCGTGGAAGCACATCCTCCATAACTTGAGTAATCAGCTTCAACGTATCTTCTTCAACCCCTTTGGTCGCGCTGATGATGGGTGTCTCATCGGAAAGCACGGGGGCCAGCTGTTGCATAACCGTTCGAGCGACGTGCGACGGAACCGCGAACAGGATGGTCTCGCATCCTTCCGTTGCCTGCACCAAGGAATTGGTGACCTTCAGCGTGTGCGGCAGCGCCACACCAGGTAAGAACCGAGAGTTCTCATGCGCGAGGTCGATCGCATCGACGACCTCTCTCTCGTAGGCCCAGAGTTGGACGGAGAGCCCTTTCTGAGACAAATGCTTGGCCAGTGCCGTTCCCCACGCTCCGGCACCGATCACCGTGATCCGATTCATAGCTGGCATGATGAGTAGGATGCCCTAAGTGGCGTGTAGTCAGTGGGCAGCGTGGATTCTCCGAACTGGTGCTAGCCGCGCGGATTATAGGAAGCTGGTTTTCCCCTGTCAACGAACAGGCTTGTCCACCAATGCACCAATCACCCTACAGTCAACGTTGCCCTGACTCATAAGCAATCCCACATATAGCGTTAGCAACGCGCCTAGATTGGCACACGGCTTGCTCCAGTTCGTCTGGATATCACATTTCCCTTCGCGCTCGATCGGTCGGCCTTTAGGATGGAAGTGTATCGAGATGGAATTCGGAGGATCCCCATGAAGACCGTTCGCTTCAGCACGGCGCTGCTCGTAGGTGTCTTCCTCCTGTTTTTCCTTGCGCAAAGCACCATCGAGCCGTCGACTGTAGAGGCGGAATCGTATTTTGCCGGACAGGTCGGTTACGCTTTCCCACAGAGTTTGAGTAATGGAAAAGTGACGCAAGATGGTTTCGGAGGACTCGACATCTCCGACCAACCCCTGAAGAATTCTCCCATGGTCGGCGCGAAACTCGGACACTACTTCACGCGGATTCGATGGCTTGGGGTCGAGACAGAGGTCACCTATTCGAACCCGCACATCAAACAAAGCTCAATTACCTTTAGCGGTCCTGGGGGACCTCCGGTGACCAGCCCCATCTTGGCAGGTGTTACTCAGCGCATGATTATGTGGTCGCCGTTGACGTTACTCGCTCGTTATCCGGGACAACGTCTTCAGCCCTATGTGGGTGTCGGTCCCGCGCTATTCTTCGCCCACCTGAATGGCCCAACGGCACCCCCAGGCCAATCGGGAACCGCCATCGGATTGAATGCGGAGGCTGGACTTCGCTATTACGTCACGAGGCATTGGTCTCTGTCGACGGAAGGCAAGTACAATCTCGCGCGAATCGGTTACACCTCCAACGATAGTAACCCGAACGCCGACCCCTTCGGTTTCAGAGCTACCTATAGCGTCGTCACTGTCTCGTTGGCACTCGCCTATCACTTCTGATCCCGATTCTCCCCACCCAAATTCCAACTAGCAAACCGATGCTGGTCCGTGTAGCTTATGAGTCTGGCGGAGAATTACTGATCTGCAGGAAAACGACCGATGAAG encodes:
- the larB gene encoding nickel pincer cofactor biosynthesis protein LarB is translated as MSPTKLRQLLAKVRSGTLSIETALKHLRTLPYEDLGIASLDHHRSLRQGFPEVIFCEGKTPAQIRVIARSLLSHHRPFLATRATKEVATIIKRLDRRAVYHEAARIVAIRELNRPRRGHVLVITAGTSDISVAEEAKVTAEVMGSHVETLYDVGVAGIHRLLERQHRLIEAKVAIVVAGMDGVLPSVVGGLVDYPVIAVPTSRGYGASFGGLAALLTMLNSCAAGVGVMNIDNGFGAGCLAHRINALGVQGAVSHQQSARSKHPPLGH
- a CDS encoding NAD(P)H-dependent glycerol-3-phosphate dehydrogenase: MPAMNRITVIGAGAWGTALAKHLSQKGLSVQLWAYEREVVDAIDLAHENSRFLPGVALPHTLKVTNSLVQATEGCETILFAVPSHVARTVMQQLAPVLSDETPIISATKGVEEDTLKLITQVMEDVLPRSCHQSLMVLSGPSFATEVSRGQPTALCLAGKNIAVVNRFQSILMSSTLRVYADHDVIGVQLGGALKNVMALAAGIVDGLGLGHNARAALITRGLAEMVRLGTAMGADPRTFYGLSGVGDLVLTCTGALSRNHMVGMRLGQGERLEAILSGMHAVAEGVRTAKAAQGLALRHRVEMPIVQEVNAVLFEGKSCRRAVTDLMEREAKAEKGAS
- a CDS encoding outer membrane beta-barrel protein is translated as MKTVRFSTALLVGVFLLFFLAQSTIEPSTVEAESYFAGQVGYAFPQSLSNGKVTQDGFGGLDISDQPLKNSPMVGAKLGHYFTRIRWLGVETEVTYSNPHIKQSSITFSGPGGPPVTSPILAGVTQRMIMWSPLTLLARYPGQRLQPYVGVGPALFFAHLNGPTAPPGQSGTAIGLNAEAGLRYYVTRHWSLSTEGKYNLARIGYTSNDSNPNADPFGFRATYSVVTVSLALAYHF